TCTCTCCGCGACTGATCGGGCATCTGAACGCCCATGCGACTTCGACGCCGGTCGGAGATCGTGGAGAACTGGCCGCGATCCGCGCTGTATTCGGGGAAGGTGGCGGCCCGGCTATCAGCGCCACGAAATCCGCGACTGGCCATTTGCTCGGAGCCGCCGGCGGGGTCGAGGCAATCTTCACTGTCATGGCGCTGGGCGATCAGCTCATGCCGCCGACGCTGAATCTGAGCCGCCCGGACCCGCTGGCGGAGGGACTCGATCTTGTAGGGCCTGAATCTCGGAAAAAGTGTTTTGATTATGCCATTTCGAATGGTTTCGGATTCGGCGGTGTGAACGCCTCCGTCGTGTTTCGGCGCTGGCGAGAATGAGGGCGGGGATTTATCGCTTCGAGAGGTCCGGCTCTTCGAGTCGTAATGCCATGTCCCTGGTGGGGCGGCCCGTTGCACGGTCTACGACGACAGGCTCAACGTGTGCGTCACTCTGTGTGTCCACCAGTCGGCTGAACCGACGATCAGCGAAATGCCGTTGGGTCCAGGCACCGAGCGCGTGCAAGATGGGCAGGTAATCTCGTCCCGCCTCAGTAAGCACAAACTCGTCTCCCGGGAGGCGATCCAATACTGCCCGACCCTCGAGAAGCCCCTGATTGACGAGCATTGCGAGACGGCTTGTGAGGATGTTGGGCGCGATACCAAGGCTTTTATGGAACTCGTCGAAGCGCGAAAAGCCCAGCCCCGCATCACGCAGAATCATCATGCTCCACGCATCCCCGACGCGGGCGACCCCATGGGCGATGGCGCATTTTCCGCCAGAGATTTTTTCGCAGTCCATTGCATATTGATAGCGAGGTGGCTATTGATGTGCAACGGTCACTATTCTGCAAGTGACTGGAGAACTCTCATGACCGAAACTTCACGCAAAACAGCCCTTGTCACCGGGGCATCCAGCGGGATCGGAGCGGCCTACGCCGATCGTCTCGCCCGTCGGGGCTATGACCTCGTTCTCGTCGCGCGCAACGTCGAGCGAATGGAGGAACTCGCGCGACGCCTGACCGCTGAGACGTCTCGTAAGGTGGACGTAGTCGGCGCGGACCTCACAAAAAGTCAGGATGTAGCGCGCGTCGAGGATCGCCTGCGCGGCGATTCCGCGGATCGACCTGCTCGTTACAACGCGGGTATGGCGCTCACGGGGAGCGTCATCACGGCTCCCGCAGCCGACTTGGAGCGCCTGATCGCGCTGAACGTGACTGCTCCGACGCGTCTTGCGACGCCGGCTGGCAATGCCTTTGCCGAACGGGGA
This genomic stretch from Gluconacetobacter diazotrophicus PA1 5 harbors:
- a CDS encoding winged helix-turn-helix transcriptional regulator, which codes for MDCEKISGGKCAIAHGVARVGDAWSMMILRDAGLGFSRFDEFHKSLGIAPNILTSRLAMLVNQGLLEGRAVLDRLPGDEFVLTEAGRDYLPILHALGAWTQRHFADRRFSRLVDTQSDAHVEPVVVDRATGRPTRDMALRLEEPDLSKR